From Humisphaera borealis, the proteins below share one genomic window:
- a CDS encoding calcium-binding protein — MSYRTIESLETRRLLSAVLATLDPSTNTLNVLGSEVADVIRISQTSGTLVVTEKVGAVSNVVYQGLASGIGRVSVDAKGGADTILAVRGNVVPVVPMTLHGGDGQDTLQGGNGGDALFGDGDNDVLYFSGGADTYNGGAGVDAANFGVSLNSLFVSADGVADDGLVGLSIKSNVMPDVEDLIGGRGPDTLKSSPSASRTTLNGLEGDDTLIGADGVDFLIGLTGNDTLKGNGANDFLYGGDGNDTLLGGEGDDQLYGGAANDTLDGNGGQNRLWGDGGVDQLTGITGEDLLDGGGGNDVLAVTFNLSSFVRNRGRSVAGAGAYANSSTGIDKLNLKLDVGRFITDGVRPIVEKIQTVTKPLQPLVDFYERQIPVIQIFDSSQTFGKVLDSKSLLDGKLNIFVKAIKLVNGLNFDSLTGALDLGAYNVTYSGVTRLGGDPFKNSFIADLVNKLEGAGLAFPIFQDSTNAAKMVLGQNIDLVTYTLPPIGATFAEFQIAKANFQIGPVPVTAAIYGMAGFSASGTVGFDLTGIRSGNLVDGFYVSSTTSASVWIGVSATAGIGFNYDVAKASVGVFGGIKGTLTMSINDPNHDGKVRLSEFNASKPFTFSAGIGYSFGLYADWKILWWGGHAEHTIASGTFALV; from the coding sequence CGTTAGCAATGTGGTCTATCAGGGGCTCGCATCGGGCATAGGCCGCGTCTCCGTCGATGCAAAGGGCGGAGCCGACACAATACTTGCTGTCCGCGGCAATGTCGTGCCCGTCGTTCCGATGACCCTCCATGGTGGCGATGGACAGGATACCCTTCAGGGCGGCAATGGCGGCGACGCCCTCTTTGGCGACGGTGACAATGACGTCCTTTACTTCAGCGGTGGTGCCGACACTTACAACGGCGGTGCTGGCGTAGATGCCGCCAACTTCGGAGTGTCCCTCAACAGCCTCTTCGTTTCCGCTGACGGCGTTGCAGACGACGGCCTGGTCGGCTTGAGCATCAAGAGCAACGTGATGCCCGACGTCGAGGATCTCATCGGAGGACGCGGCCCTGACACCCTCAAATCATCGCCTTCTGCATCGCGAACCACGCTCAACGGCCTGGAAGGGGACGATACCCTCATCGGCGCAGACGGCGTCGACTTCCTAATCGGACTGACCGGCAATGACACGCTGAAGGGCAACGGGGCAAACGACTTCCTCTACGGCGGCGACGGGAATGACACGCTGCTTGGGGGCGAGGGCGACGACCAGCTCTACGGCGGAGCCGCCAACGATACACTCGACGGCAACGGGGGCCAGAACAGACTATGGGGCGATGGCGGCGTCGATCAGTTGACCGGCATCACGGGTGAAGACCTGCTCGACGGTGGCGGCGGAAACGACGTGCTGGCGGTCACCTTCAACCTCAGTAGTTTCGTTCGGAACCGAGGTCGCTCCGTCGCCGGCGCTGGGGCGTACGCCAACAGTTCGACAGGTATTGACAAGCTCAACCTGAAGCTGGACGTCGGGAGGTTTATCACCGACGGCGTTCGCCCGATCGTCGAAAAGATTCAGACCGTCACGAAGCCGCTTCAGCCGCTCGTCGACTTCTATGAAAGGCAGATTCCGGTAATCCAGATCTTCGATTCCAGTCAGACGTTTGGGAAGGTGCTCGACAGCAAGAGCCTGCTCGACGGCAAGCTCAATATCTTCGTCAAGGCGATCAAGCTCGTTAACGGGCTCAACTTTGATAGCCTCACCGGAGCACTAGACCTGGGTGCCTACAACGTCACTTACAGCGGCGTCACGCGGCTGGGCGGCGATCCGTTCAAGAACTCCTTTATTGCAGACTTGGTCAATAAGCTCGAGGGCGCAGGCTTGGCGTTCCCGATTTTCCAAGACTCGACCAACGCCGCCAAGATGGTGTTGGGCCAGAACATCGATCTGGTTACCTATACACTCCCGCCAATCGGTGCCACCTTCGCCGAGTTCCAGATTGCCAAGGCCAACTTCCAGATAGGTCCGGTGCCGGTGACGGCGGCGATCTACGGAATGGCAGGGTTCTCGGCCTCCGGCACGGTCGGATTCGATCTGACCGGCATTCGGTCGGGCAATCTTGTCGACGGCTTCTACGTGTCGTCGACGACCTCCGCATCGGTATGGATCGGCGTGAGCGCGACGGCAGGCATCGGCTTCAACTACGACGTCGCCAAGGCAAGCGTGGGTGTTTTCGGCGGGATCAAGGGCACACTTACCATGTCGATCAACGACCCCAACCACGACGGAAAGGTTCGCTTGAGCGAGTTTAACGCGAGCAAACCGTTCACGTTCTCGGCGGGTATCGGTTACAGCTTCGGCCTATACGCCGACTGGAAAATCCTGTGGTGGGGAGGGCACGCTGAACACACGATCGCCAGCGGCACGTTTGCTCTCGTCTGA
- a CDS encoding nucleoside hydrolase, whose protein sequence is MTRGPVRMLILIVCCVPAISTAGAAPATRPAAPAKILFDTDMDSDCDDVGALAMLHALADLGEAEILATVVSAKNPWSAPCVDAINTWYGRPDLPIGRPKQPNAVNSSSKYARQIAEEYQHDLKSGADAPDAVRVYVDVLSKQPERSVVILTVGDLTNIAALLSLPADGDRPSGIDLVKSKVKVWVCMGGNFIGRPAKDDMKLGNNNFSLDAASSLYAITHWPVELTFVGREIGSVPSGLKAGAKLAALPKDHPVRRGYELYFGGAPKDRHIADQTAVLYAVRGLRDYWDIEANGTMDLQPDMTFTWQPGGGKQSYLLKRKPDGKPNDRAIEQAVEQLMMHPRRGPVPQ, encoded by the coding sequence ATGACCCGTGGCCCGGTCCGGATGCTGATTCTCATCGTCTGCTGTGTGCCCGCCATCAGCACGGCCGGTGCCGCGCCGGCCACACGGCCCGCCGCACCGGCGAAGATCCTCTTCGACACCGACATGGACAGCGACTGCGATGACGTGGGCGCGCTCGCGATGCTGCACGCGCTGGCCGACCTGGGTGAGGCAGAGATTCTCGCGACGGTGGTCTCGGCGAAAAACCCCTGGTCGGCGCCGTGCGTCGACGCCATCAACACTTGGTACGGCCGGCCGGATCTGCCCATCGGCAGGCCGAAGCAGCCGAACGCGGTCAACTCTTCGTCCAAGTACGCCCGGCAGATTGCGGAGGAGTACCAGCACGATCTGAAGTCGGGCGCCGACGCCCCGGACGCTGTGCGCGTTTATGTCGATGTGCTTTCGAAACAGCCGGAGCGGAGCGTCGTCATCCTGACCGTGGGCGATCTAACCAACATTGCGGCGCTGCTCAGTCTGCCGGCCGATGGCGATCGGCCGAGCGGGATCGACCTCGTGAAGTCCAAGGTCAAAGTCTGGGTCTGCATGGGCGGCAACTTCATCGGTCGGCCGGCGAAGGACGACATGAAGCTGGGGAACAACAACTTCTCGCTCGACGCGGCGTCGTCGCTGTACGCCATCACGCACTGGCCGGTGGAGCTGACGTTTGTCGGTCGGGAGATCGGCTCGGTCCCGAGCGGGCTGAAAGCCGGCGCAAAACTCGCCGCCTTGCCGAAAGATCACCCCGTACGACGGGGGTATGAACTGTACTTCGGCGGGGCTCCGAAAGACCGTCACATTGCCGACCAAACCGCCGTGCTGTACGCGGTGCGCGGCCTGCGCGACTACTGGGACATCGAAGCCAACGGCACCATGGACCTTCAGCCGGATATGACATTCACGTGGCAGCCAGGCGGCGGGAAGCAAAGCTACCTTCTGAAACGGAAGCCCGACGGGAAGCCCAACGACCGGGCGATCGAGCAGGCGGTCGAGCAGTTGATGATGCATCCGCGACGAGGGCCAGTGCCGCAGTGA
- a CDS encoding serine hydrolase domain-containing protein, with the protein MNPLNRLAHRSALFLVVFACAASAFAAGPLPRATPESQGVSSAAIRAYIEAADAGVDTMHGFVLVRHGKVIAEAWWKPQTAETPHVMHSLSKSFTSTAVGLAVAEGKLSIDDPVLKFFPDDAPAKPSKNLQSMRVRDLLMMSTGHQTEPKFTADEPWVKTFLNHPVEFKPGTHFLYNSPGTYMCSAIVQKVTGQTVLEYLKPRLFEPLGIANPTWLSSPQGVSTGGWGLMIRTEDVAKFGQLYLQKGKWEGKQLVPEKWVEMATARQTSNGSDPTRDWDQGYGFQFWRCRHGAFRGDGAFGQFCVVMPEQDAVVAITADTKDMQAELNVVWDKLLPAFGKEPLPENPEEQAKLKDLIAKLAVREGHKDNVLRLPGTPATQPAK; encoded by the coding sequence ATGAACCCGCTCAACCGTCTCGCTCATCGGTCTGCACTGTTTCTTGTTGTCTTCGCGTGCGCCGCCTCGGCGTTTGCCGCCGGGCCGTTGCCGCGGGCGACGCCCGAATCGCAGGGCGTTTCGTCGGCGGCCATCCGCGCATACATCGAAGCGGCCGATGCGGGCGTCGATACCATGCACGGCTTCGTGCTCGTCCGTCACGGCAAGGTAATCGCCGAGGCCTGGTGGAAGCCGCAGACCGCCGAAACGCCGCACGTCATGCACTCGCTCAGCAAGAGCTTTACTTCGACAGCGGTCGGCCTTGCGGTCGCCGAGGGCAAGCTCAGCATCGACGATCCGGTGCTGAAGTTCTTCCCGGACGACGCCCCGGCCAAGCCGTCAAAGAACCTGCAGTCGATGCGCGTGCGCGACCTGTTGATGATGTCCACCGGCCATCAGACCGAGCCGAAGTTCACCGCCGACGAGCCTTGGGTGAAGACCTTTCTGAACCACCCTGTCGAGTTCAAACCGGGTACGCACTTTCTCTACAACTCGCCGGGCACGTATATGTGCAGCGCGATTGTGCAAAAGGTGACTGGCCAGACCGTGCTGGAATACCTCAAGCCTCGCCTTTTTGAACCCCTTGGCATCGCGAACCCCACTTGGCTGTCGAGCCCGCAGGGCGTGAGCACCGGCGGATGGGGCCTGATGATCCGCACCGAAGACGTCGCCAAGTTCGGCCAGCTTTACCTGCAGAAGGGCAAGTGGGAGGGCAAGCAGCTTGTTCCCGAGAAATGGGTCGAGATGGCGACCGCGCGGCAAACGTCCAACGGCAGTGACCCCACCCGCGACTGGGACCAGGGCTACGGCTTCCAGTTCTGGCGCTGCCGCCACGGCGCTTTCCGCGGCGACGGCGCGTTCGGTCAGTTCTGCGTCGTAATGCCCGAGCAGGATGCGGTCGTCGCGATCACCGCCGACACCAAGGATATGCAGGCCGAGCTGAACGTCGTCTGGGACAAGCTGCTGCCGGCGTTCGGTAAGGAGCCGTTGCCGGAGAACCCCGAGGAGCAGGCCAAGCTGAAGGACCTGATCGCGAAGCTTGCCGTGCGCGAAGGGCACAAGGACAACGTGCTGAGGCTGCCCGGCACGCCGGCGACGCAACCGGCAAAGTAA